In Bufo gargarizans isolate SCDJY-AF-19 chromosome 5, ASM1485885v1, whole genome shotgun sequence, the following are encoded in one genomic region:
- the C5H5orf22 gene encoding UPF0489 protein C5orf22 homolog isoform X2, with amino-acid sequence MPADTVFDKEALFSELSIENWILPVVYAGHFSQVVWLHPSWAQQIKEGKHFFLVGKDKSTTTIRVTSTDDYFLSDGLYVPEEQLENPKPLYLDVILLNPVKEPDCEDADKGESAAKKLKLAENDEVAGGPTCAFQCASSQGVAFAVCEGADDNLRKGSSPCGSMETNSDLNTKLARSIIQVMEKGDAYVLDIDLDFFSVKNPFKEMYTQEEYKILQELYSFKKPGADSLQDALVDCVESRIRQLEDLEAAFADFCEDDSVETVQRWASNLGMSSLVQLVNSLKCRMQAPDYEMIHQAGLTCDYAELPHHVSSEMEIECLIQSMKNLLRHLPKPTLVTLARSSLDDYCPSEQVDYIQEKVLDVLRSLYGTLDVHLEFSPGSSSI; translated from the exons CGAGTTAAGTATCGAGAACTGGATCCTGCCTGTAGTGTATGCTGGGCACTTCTCTCAAGTGGTATGGCTTCATCCCTCGTGGGCGCAGCAGATCAAAGAAGGCAAGCACTTCTTTCTGGTTGGCAAAGATAAGTCTACAACTACAATAAG GGTCACAAGCACGGATGATTACTTTCTAAGTGACGGTCTTTATGTTCCCGAAGAACAGCTTGAAAACCCCAAACCTCTTTATTTGGATGTCATCTTGTTGAACCCTGTGAAGGAACCAGACTGTGAAGATGCAGACAAAGGTGAATCTGCTGCTAAAAAACTCAAGCTTGCAGAAAATGATGAAGTAGCAGGTGGTCCTACCTGTGCATTTCAATGTGCGTCTTCACAGGGAGTTGCATTTGCTGTGTGTGAAGGGGCAGACGACAATTTAAGAAAGGGCTCTTCCCCTTGTGGCAGCATGGAAACAAATAGTGATCTGAATACTAAACTCGCTAGAAGCATTATACAAGTCATGGAAAAGGGGGATGCCTACGTCTTGGATATAGATTTAGATTTCTTTTCAGTGAAGAATCCATTCAAAGAAATGTACACACAG gagGAATATAAAATTTTGCAGGAATTGTACAGTTTCAAGAAACCAGGCGCTGATTCCTTAcag GATGCTTTAGTTGACTGTGTTGAGAGCCGCATTCGTCAGCTTGAAGATTTGGAAGCTGCATTTGCAGATTTCTGCGAGGATGATAGTGTGGAGACTGTACAAAGATGGGCTTCCAATCTtgg aaTGAGCAGCCTTGTCCAGCTTGTGAATAGTTTGAAATGTCGAATGCAAGCACCGGACTATGAAATG ATTCATCAGGCTGGTCTTACGTGCGATTATGCCGAACTTCCTCATCATGTTAGCTCAGAGATGGAAATTGAATGTTTAATCCAGTCGATGAAAAATTTATTAAGACACCTCCCAAAGCCAACCCTTGTCACATTAGCCAG GTCCAGTCTCGATGATTACTGCCCTTCTGAACAAGTTGACTACATACAAGAAAAGGTTCTGGATGTGCTTCGTTCACTTTATGGCACCCTGGATGTTCACTTAGAATTTTCCCCTGGATCATCATCTATCTGA